A single region of the Melopsittacus undulatus isolate bMelUnd1 chromosome 10, bMelUnd1.mat.Z, whole genome shotgun sequence genome encodes:
- the THOC3 gene encoding THO complex subunit 3, with product MALSPYVQAMQELFRANTRSREFPAHGAKVHSVAWSCCGRRLASGSFDKTASVFLLEKDRLVKENNYRGHGDSVDQLCWHPSNPDLFVTASGDKTIRIWDVRTTKCIATVNTKGENINICWSPDGQTIAVGNKDDVVTFIDAKTHRSKAEEQFKFEVNEISWNNDNNMFFLTNGNGCINILSYPELKPIQSINAHPSNCICIKFDPMGKYFATGSADALVSLWDVDELVCVRCFSRLDWPVRTLSFSHDGKMLASASEDHFIDIAEVETGEKLWEVQCESPTFTVAWHPKRPLLAFACDDKDGKYDSSREAGTVKLFGLPNDS from the exons ATGGCGCTGTCGCCTTACGTACAGGCCATGCAGGAGCTGTTCCGCGCCAACACGCGGAGCCGCGAGTTCCCGGCGCACGGAGCCAAGGTGCATTCGGttgcctggagctgctgcggCCGCCGCCTCGCGTCCGGCTCCTTCGACAAGACCGCCAGCGTCTTCCTGCTCGAGAAGGACCGGCTG GTGAAGGAGAACAACTACCGGGGCCATGGGGACAGCGTGGACCAGCTCTGCTGGCACCCCAGCAACCCTGACCTCTTTGTCACAGCATCCGGGGACAAAACCATCCGCATCTGGGATGTCCGCACCACCAAGTGCATTGCTACCGTCAATACCAAAG GGGAGAACATCAACATCTGTTGGAGCCCTGATGGACAGACCATTGCAGTAGGGAACAAGGATGACGTGGTCACCTTCATTGATGCCAAGACTCATCGCTCTAAAGCTGAGGAACAGTTCAAGTTTGAGGTCAATGAGATCTCTTGGAACAATGATAACAACATGTTCTTCCTCACTAATGGGAATGGTTGCATCAACATTCTCAG CTACCCGGAGCTGAAACCCATTCAGTCCATCAATGCCCATCCTTCAAACTGCATCTGTATCAAGTTTGATCCCATGGGGAAATACTTTGCCACGGGCAGTGCCGATGCGTTGGTCAGCCTCTGGGACGTGGATGAACTTGTGTGTGTGAGGTGCTTCTCACG GCTTGACTGGCCCGTGCGAACGCTGAGCTTTAGCCATGATGGGAAGATGCTGGCGTCGGCATCAGAAGATCACTTCATTGACATTGCAGAGGTGGAGACAG GAGAGAAGCTCTGGGAGGTGCAGTGCGAGTCCCCCACCTTCACAGTGGCCTGGCACCCGAAGAGGCCACTGTTGGCCTTCGCCTGTGACGACAAAGATGGCAAATACgacagcagcagggaggcaggaaCTGTCAAGCTCTTTGGGCTCCCCAATGATTCCTAA
- the CPLX2 gene encoding complexin-2 yields MDFVMKQALGGATKDMGKMLGGEEEKDPDAQKKEEERQEALRQQEEERKAKHARMEAEREKVRQQIRDKYGLKKKEEKEAEEKAALEQPCEGSLTRPKKAIPAGCGDEEEEEEESILDTVLKYLPGPLQDMFKK; encoded by the exons ATGGACTTTGTCATGAAGCAAGCACTGGGCG GGGCCACCAAGGACATGGGGAAGATGCtggggggtgaggaggagaaggacCCCGATGCgcagaagaaggaggaggagaggcaggaggcCCTGCgccagcaggaggaggagcGGAAAGCCAAGCACGCCCGCATGGAAGCTGAGCGGGAGAAAGTCCGGCAGCAGATCCGCGACAAG TATGGGctgaagaagaaggaggagaaggaggcgGAGGAGAAAGCTGCACTGGAGCAGCCGTGCGAGGGAAGCCTGACGCGCCCCAAGAAGGCGATCCCGGCGGGCTgtggggatgaggaggaggaggaagaggagagcatCCTGGACACCGTCCTCAAGTACCTGCCTGGCCCACTGCAGGATATGTTCAAGAAGTAA
- the HRH2 gene encoding histamine H2 receptor, with amino-acid sequence MDPCYNHTSSQKRMDFPLQLLVGSCLTILIVITLCGNIIVCLAVTLDRRLRSLTNCIIVSLAITDLLLGLLVLPFSAFYELAKEWPFGSTLCNIYTSLDVMLCTASILNLFMISLDRYFAVTTPLRYSQLVTPSRVAVGLAVIWTVSLMVSFLPIHLGWNTNGTAVQNTVPNCNRECTLEVNPVYGLVDALLTFYIPLVIMCITYYRIFKIAREQAKRINHTWCCSSNTHMPPMVREHKATVTLAVVMGAFIVCWFPYFTVFTYRGMWGDSRVKGTPMSIVLWLGYANSALNPILYGTLSRDFRAAYQHLLHCWRTGGPRSSDLPPSQKAHSRGRNCRQSQGRQEGKPLRLEMRNGKGILLTDGALKR; translated from the coding sequence ATGGATCCTTGTTACAACCATACAAGCTCTCAAAAAAGGATGGACTTccccctgcagctgctggttgGGTcctgcctcaccatcctcatcgTGATTACTCTCTGTGGTAACATCATCGTCTGCCTGGCCGTCACCCTGGACCGCCGGCTCCGCAGCCTGACGAACTGTATCATTGTCTCCTTGGCCATCACTGACCTGCTGCTGGGCCTCCTGGTGCTGCCGTTCTCTGCCTTCTATGAACTTGCCAAAGAATGGCCCTTCGGCAGCACCTTGTGCAACATCTACACCAGCCTGGATGTCATGCTGTGCACGGCTTCCATCCTCAACCTCTTCATGATCAGCCTGGATCGCTACTTTGCCGTCACCACCCCACTCCGCTACAGCCAGCTCGTCACTCCCTCCCGGGTGGCTGTGGGCTTGGCTGTTATTTGGACGGTTTCACTGATGGTTTCCTTCCTACCCATTCACCTGGGCTGGAACACCAATGGCACAGCAGTCCAAAACACAGTCCCCAACTGCAACAGGGAGTGCACGCTGGAGGTGAACCCCGTGTATGGGCTAGTGGATGCGTTGCTCACCTTCTACATCCCTCTGGTCATTATGTGCATTACCTACTACCGGATATTCAAGATAGCAAGGGAGCAAGCCAAGAGGATAAACCACacatggtgctgcagcagcaacaccCACATGCCGCCCATGGTGAGGGAGCACAAAGCCACCGTGACACTAGCAGTGGTGATGGGAGCATTCATCGTGTGTTGGTTCCCCTATTTTACAGTGTTCACATACCGGGGGATGTGGGGGGACAGCAGGGTGAAAGGCACACCCATGTCCATTGTCCTCTGGCTGGGCTACGCCAACTCAGCCCTGAACCCCATCCTCTATGGGACACTCAGCAGGGATTTCCGGGCGGCTTACCAGCACTTGCTGCACTGCTGGAGGACTGGGGGCCCCAGGAGCTCCGACCTGCCTCCCTCCCAGAAGGCCCATTCCAGGGGCAGGAACTgcaggcagagccagggcaggcaggagggtAAACCCCTGAGACTGGAGATGAGGAACGGGAAGGGGATCTTGCTGACCGATGGAGCCCTCAAGAGGTAA